A single region of the Musa acuminata AAA Group cultivar baxijiao chromosome BXJ1-11, Cavendish_Baxijiao_AAA, whole genome shotgun sequence genome encodes:
- the LOC135596506 gene encoding uncharacterized protein LOC135596506 — METSSAAATCGLGLSAKPLLFAATLSLSAVRSDPFRSAATSRALDHRTWRRTRRGLEGVGSSSDPPFGRGGDGGKGWNLGSGGDGASTPSSSLHPAFLLIYHVLCWIALSSCTHFALKKMAQLLVATRTTLPLKSPASAS; from the coding sequence ATGGAGACGTCCTCGGCCGCCGCCACCTGCGGCCTCGGCTTATCCGCCAAGCCCCTCCTCTTCGCCGCCACCCTCTCCCTCTCCGCCGTCAGATCAGACCCCTTTCGCTCCGCCGCCACGTCCCGCGCTCTCGACCACCGTACCTGGCGCCGCACCCGCCGCGGGCTCGAGGGCGTCGGCTCCTCTTCCGACCCTCCTTTCGGCCGCGGAGGCGACGGCGGAAAGGGCTGGAACCTCGGCAGCGGCGGCGACGGGGCCTCGACACCGTCTTCGTCGTTGCATCCGGCATTCCTTCTCATTTACCATGTCCTCTGCTGGATTGCCCTTTCCAGCTGCACCCACTTCGCTCTTAAGAAGATGGCGCAGCTTCTCGTGGCGACGAGGACGACGCTACCTTTAAAGTCGCCAGCGTCGGCGAGCTGA